The genomic DNA tcattgttagccattgttagctattattattcattgttagccattgttagctattattattattcattgttagccagcgttagccattgttagctattattattcattgttagccagtgttagcCAGTGTTAGCTATTGTTATTTACCGtgaaacaaacataataaaagTGACATTAGCAGTAAAAGATGGCTACCActtctattcaattcaattcaatgttatttgtatagcgccaaatcataacatacattatctcaaggctctgtacatagacaacatcagtGGTTTATCCTGAATCTCGACTCACTTTAAGGGACATGACGTCGTCCTCTGCTCTGCAGGATGGAGACTGAGCTTCTGGTTGACTGGCAGGTGGAGAAGGCAGGGCTTAAGCAGGAGGTGTGTCGTCTACAGGAGGAGCTGGAAGAGAGTCGAGCGGAGAGGGAGGAGCTAGAGTCCAGGGTgaaaacaggaagagagagagaggccagaCACTCTCTGCTCGTCCACCGACTGCAgaacagggtgtgtgtgtgtgtgtggtgtgtggtggGGGGTCAAGGTCAGCACATTTTATCTCTTCTTGGCAGTTTCTCAATACCCAAGTATGTGCGCTTATGCCTCTCATCTGGTCTCATCTGGTCTCACCTGGTCTCACCTGGTCTCACCTGGTCTCATCTGGCCTCACCTGGTCTCACCTGGTCTTGTCCCTCAGGTGGTGGAGTACAGAGAACGATGTCGGCGCTTGGAGCTTCAGCTTcaggatgaaaacacacaactgaTCAACACTGAGGtcactgatactacacacactacacactgttacaacacacactacacactgatactacacacacaaaacacactacacacacactacacactacacactgatactacacaactacactgataacacacactacactgatacacactgatacaacacacactacacactgttactacactgatactacacacacactacacactgatactacacacactacacactgatactacacacacacacactgtacacactgtactacagcacacactacacactgatactacacacacactacacactgatactacacacactacacactgtacAACACACACTAGCACACTGATACACTGTTacaacacacactacacacacctacactacacactgatatactacacacacactgatactacacacactacacactgttacacaacacacacattacacactgttacacacacacacactacacactgctacacacactacacactgatactacacacactacacactgatactacacacacactacacactgatacaacacacacactacacactgttacaacacacacactacacactgatactacacacactacacactgatactac from Solea senegalensis isolate Sse05_10M unplaced genomic scaffold, IFAPA_SoseM_1 scf7180000015767, whole genome shotgun sequence includes the following:
- the LOC122762509 gene encoding rootletin-like; translation: METELLVDWQVEKAGLKQEVCRLQEELEESRAEREELESRVKTGREREARHSLLVHRLQNRVVEYRERCRRLELQLQDENTQLINTEQRIRGECSDSLESALIRLEEEQQRSVGLVETNTFLREQLIQSDQSNQVLGEELHKLKCVEGVEPRESD